From a single Candidatus Methylacidiphilales bacterium genomic region:
- the mreC gene encoding rod shape-determining protein MreC: MRGPALYLGVLAAVLLALGGFFLSEGLRTRVHQASHDLLSPVFRVVGWGKYQSAALRDRLRSDEETLKELQQLRADHARLSAENGLFRGQKEEIARLREMMAFRQESNYKLLAARVIERDPSNWWNAVIIDRGYEDEPALMAGDQPVVSPRGVVGKTVTVGRYSTRVILLVDENCKISAVSESSRSRGIVQGSTAINGGKPQCRFTFISRESELSVGERVFTTGLGGAFPANLLVGTVAEAPPLSTDRNFGLYRDGVVQPTADLNDLQEVFVILGLK, translated from the coding sequence ATCTAGGCGTGCTTGCGGCGGTGTTGCTGGCGCTGGGGGGCTTTTTCCTCAGCGAAGGCCTCCGGACCCGGGTGCATCAGGCATCCCACGACCTGCTATCTCCGGTCTTCCGGGTGGTGGGTTGGGGCAAATACCAGAGTGCCGCCTTGCGGGACCGTTTGCGTTCGGACGAGGAAACCCTGAAAGAACTACAGCAGTTGCGCGCCGACCACGCACGTCTCTCGGCCGAGAACGGCCTGTTCCGCGGGCAGAAGGAGGAAATCGCCCGCCTGCGGGAGATGATGGCATTCCGCCAGGAATCCAATTACAAACTCCTAGCGGCAAGAGTCATCGAGCGCGACCCTTCCAACTGGTGGAACGCCGTCATCATCGACCGGGGCTACGAAGACGAGCCCGCCCTCATGGCCGGTGACCAGCCGGTGGTCAGTCCGCGCGGGGTGGTGGGCAAGACTGTGACCGTCGGGCGTTACAGCACCCGAGTCATCCTTTTGGTGGATGAAAACTGCAAGATATCAGCGGTCAGCGAATCCTCCCGTTCACGCGGGATCGTGCAGGGATCGACCGCAATCAACGGGGGCAAGCCGCAGTGTCGCTTCACCTTTATTTCCCGCGAATCCGAGCTTTCTGTCGGTGAACGAGTGTTCACCACCGGCCTGGGGGGCGCATTCCCGGCCAACTTGCTTGTCGGGACCGTGGCGGAAGCCCCGCCGTTGTCCACGGATCGCAACTTCGGACTCTACCGCGATGGCGTTGTCCAGCCCACCGCGGACTTGAACGATCTCCAGGAAGTGTTTGTCATCCTGGGATTGAAGTAA